One Flexivirga aerilata DNA segment encodes these proteins:
- a CDS encoding GmrSD restriction endonuclease domain-containing protein codes for MTLKADALSPRQLFDGKMHYEIPPFQRPYVWNEEDQWAPLWADVIRVAESYVVADGAAPMVPHHFLGAVVYESKPPVVGDVTRHLVIDGQQRTTTLQLMIDAVQAVVEERGHELLAEDLEELILNRSSAFRGKPERFKLWPSKHDRKAFAQAMDPKDDWSGEHRILSAHKFFSDEARAWLTGTPDEDGKVSPGTEERRASALSATLRDGLYIVAINLTGHDDSQLIFETLNDRGTPLLKADLIKNWVFQQGEKAGADVDEWSETHWVDFDDEWWRAEIVQGRHQRSRIDIFVQYWLTMRLSDEVKTEHVFRIFTEHAAPYMKSGDSADQLLSEFRKDADTYRALANLSEQSAQGSFYSRVIETMGLAATSPLLLWLLSDNHQVPEDQVVTALGALESWVIRRTLLRMTMKDVNKTMVSILKLLDRTPVDIAGETVRNFLAAQRADVAEALRQRRSVSAACDPGGLGAKAADGLPRERHAAGQVGDRARHAAGLAGALESGAALVA; via the coding sequence GTGACGTTGAAGGCAGATGCGTTGAGTCCTCGGCAGTTGTTCGACGGGAAGATGCACTACGAGATTCCGCCGTTTCAGCGACCGTACGTCTGGAACGAAGAGGACCAGTGGGCGCCGCTGTGGGCTGACGTGATTCGCGTGGCTGAGAGCTATGTCGTTGCTGACGGCGCAGCTCCGATGGTCCCGCATCACTTCCTCGGAGCAGTCGTCTACGAGTCGAAGCCGCCCGTCGTTGGGGACGTTACTCGTCACCTCGTTATCGACGGCCAGCAGCGCACCACCACCCTCCAGCTCATGATCGACGCAGTTCAGGCGGTCGTCGAGGAGCGCGGGCATGAGTTGCTCGCCGAGGACCTTGAGGAACTCATTCTCAATCGATCCTCCGCCTTCCGTGGCAAGCCGGAGCGGTTCAAGCTGTGGCCCTCGAAGCACGACCGCAAGGCGTTCGCGCAGGCGATGGATCCGAAGGACGACTGGAGCGGCGAACACCGCATCTTGTCGGCACACAAGTTCTTTAGCGACGAGGCTCGCGCCTGGCTGACCGGAACGCCCGATGAAGACGGCAAGGTGTCGCCGGGCACGGAAGAACGGCGCGCTTCAGCTTTGTCGGCAACGCTTCGTGATGGTCTCTATATCGTTGCCATCAACCTGACGGGTCACGACGACTCCCAGCTGATCTTCGAGACCCTCAACGACCGGGGCACCCCGCTGCTGAAGGCTGATCTCATCAAGAACTGGGTCTTCCAACAGGGAGAGAAGGCGGGCGCGGATGTCGACGAATGGTCGGAGACGCATTGGGTCGACTTCGACGATGAGTGGTGGCGAGCCGAGATCGTGCAGGGTCGTCACCAGCGCTCGCGCATCGACATCTTCGTGCAGTACTGGCTGACCATGCGTCTGAGCGACGAGGTCAAGACCGAGCATGTATTCCGGATCTTCACCGAGCACGCCGCGCCATACATGAAGAGCGGCGACTCCGCCGATCAGCTCCTCAGCGAGTTCCGTAAGGATGCGGATACCTACCGCGCACTTGCGAATCTCTCCGAGCAGAGTGCCCAGGGTTCGTTCTACAGTCGCGTCATCGAAACGATGGGGCTCGCAGCAACCAGCCCGCTGCTGCTTTGGCTGCTTTCCGACAACCATCAGGTTCCCGAAGACCAGGTCGTAACCGCGCTGGGAGCCCTGGAGAGCTGGGTGATTCGACGAACGCTTCTTCGGATGACCATGAAGGACGTTAACAAGACGATGGTCTCGATCCTCAAGCTGCTGGATAGGACCCCAGTTGACATCGCTGGCGAGACGGTCCGGAACTTCCTCGCGGCTCAGCGGGCCGACGTCGCTGAGGCTCTACGGCAACGTCGCTCAGTATCGGCTGCGTGTGATCCTGGCGGCCTTGGAGCGAAAGCTGCGGACGGACTTCCACGAGAACGTCACGCTGCCGGACAAGTTGGAGATCGAGCACGTCATGCCGCAGGGCTGGCAGGCGCACTGGAATCCGGAGCCGCGCTTGTCGCCTGA
- a CDS encoding siderophore-interacting protein: MARTPQDFHVVETVSLSPHCVRVWLAGDGFDAVAARRHTDAYVKLVFLAPGFDYPKPLDLDVVRDSFPPEAQPVLRTYTVQQVDDENRRIAIDFVVHGDEGVAGPWALAAKPGDPVTVLGPGGAYSPQAEVDFHLFVGDETALPAISAALRALPGSARGAIYVETADAADERDLDRPEGVSLTWVRRVGEDHSALYDAVTSAPWPAGVVQVFVHGEAELTMKQLRPYLRKDRGVPADLASISGYWRHGRTEEGFRRWKRELKQAEEAAPVA; encoded by the coding sequence TTTCGCTGAGCCCGCATTGTGTGCGGGTGTGGCTCGCCGGGGACGGCTTCGACGCGGTCGCCGCACGGCGTCATACGGATGCGTATGTGAAGCTGGTGTTCCTGGCGCCCGGCTTCGACTACCCGAAGCCGCTCGACCTGGACGTGGTGCGGGACAGCTTCCCGCCGGAGGCGCAGCCGGTGCTGCGCACCTACACGGTGCAGCAGGTGGACGACGAAAACCGCCGCATCGCAATCGATTTCGTGGTCCATGGTGACGAAGGTGTCGCGGGTCCGTGGGCGCTGGCGGCCAAGCCGGGCGATCCGGTCACGGTGCTCGGCCCGGGCGGCGCCTACAGCCCGCAGGCCGAGGTCGACTTCCACCTCTTCGTCGGCGACGAGACGGCGTTGCCGGCGATCAGCGCCGCGCTGCGTGCGCTGCCGGGGAGTGCGAGGGGCGCGATCTACGTCGAGACCGCAGATGCCGCCGACGAGCGCGACCTGGATCGTCCGGAGGGCGTCTCGCTGACCTGGGTGCGCCGGGTCGGGGAGGACCATTCCGCGCTGTATGACGCGGTCACGAGCGCCCCCTGGCCGGCCGGTGTCGTGCAGGTCTTCGTGCATGGCGAAGCCGAGCTGACGATGAAGCAGCTGCGGCCCTACCTGCGCAAGGATCGCGGTGTCCCGGCCGACCTGGCGTCGATCTCGGGCTACTGGCGGCACGGCCGCACCGAGGAGGGCTTCCGGCGCTGGAAGCGCGAACTCAAACAGGCCGAGGAAGCCGCTCCCGTCGCGTGA